CAGCGCCAGAATTGCGGCGATGGCGACGGAGGAGTCTTCCTCGTCGGCCTCGATGGCTCCCTGCGTCGCAATGATCGCCGAGACGCCGCAGACGCTCGACCCCACGGCCAGCAGCGAGACGAGCTTCGGAGCCAGCTTGAACCCGCGTCCGAGGTACGTCATAAACGTCAACGCCAGCGCCAGCTCGATGATGATGAGGACAAATGAGATGCCGCTCAGGTGCAGGATATCGCCGAGGATGAATCGCGCCCCCAGCAGGATAATCCCGGCCTTAAGCCAGAACTCGTATGTGGCTACCCCTGCGCGAAAGATGCGCGGCAGGCCCACGGTGTTGGCGATCACGACGCCGATCAGGATGGCCCACAGGACGTACTCGATGTTGGGCAGCACCTGGTGGTGCGCCTTGCCGTAGCGGGTAATGGACTGCTCGATGAACTTGCCCGCGTAGCCGACGACGGCCAGCAGGGCGATGCCGGGAATCAGGCCGAGCACGCCGTTGCGGTTGGCGTCGTCGCGATCCTTCACGAGCGGAAGAGGAAGGGTTGAGCTTGTAGCCATGATGGATCTCCTTTACCAGCCCACGGTTTTGATGACGCCGGTGCGGACCAGCAGCGCGAGCGCCAACGACAGCACTACGGCCCAGAGATCGAGCGAGAGAGAGAACTTACGAGCGGGGATAGACATAGAGGACTCCTAAGACGGAATGGTGGCCACGCAGATCCACGTAGGGAGCAGGGCGACAGATCAGATTTTGAAAATGGCGGCGTTACTTAGAAGAGGGAACTAGCAACAACAACGGTCGCAGGCGCAACCGGACATGCGGCAGGAGGAGACGAGTTGGAGGCTGCTCTGCATATCTGTTGCCAGCAACTATATCACTTTGAAAGGTTGCCTGCATAAAAGATTCTGTCCTGCCGGACGGGCCTCCTGCGCGGAGGGCGGGCGTTTGCACGCCTTTTTACTGCTTCGCATGGTCCTCCCGCTGGTCGGAGGGAAGAAATCGTCGCCGAAGTACTACCATCAGGTAATGTCTGAAACTACCTCCAAGCCGCCGATCTACCTGCTCGACTCGATGGCCTTCATCTTCCGCGCTTACCACGCGATGCAGCGGCAGCGCCCCATGTCCACGCGCACCGGCATCCCCACCGCGGCCACGTACGTCTTCGTCAACATGATCAACAAGCTGCGCAAGGACTTCCAGCCCCAGTACCTCGCGGCTATCTACGACGTCGGCGCCCCCCTGCACCGCAACGAGCTGGCCGGACAGCTCAAGGACGTGCAGAAGTTCAACATCAAGACCCAGGCCTTCGAGGCCGTCGAGTACGGCGGCTACAAGGCCAACCGTGCCGAGACCCCGCCCGATCTCATCCAGCAGCAGCCCTACATCCGCCGCGCGCTCGAGGCCTTCCGCATCCCCATCCTCTACTACGAGGGCTTCGAGGCCGACGACGTCCTCGGCACGCTCTCCTGCCAGCTCTCGGCGCTCGGCCACCACGTCTACGTGGTCTCGCCCGACAAAGACATGATGCAGCTCGTCAACGCGGGCGTCTCCATCCTGAACCCCACCAAGGAGAACCTCGTCCTCGACCCCGCCAAGGTGGAGGAAGTGCTGGGCGTGCCGCCCGAGCGCGTGGTGGACGTGATGGCCCTGCGCGGCGACTCGATCGACAACATCCCCGGTGCGCCCGGCATCGGCGACAAGGGCTCGGTCGAACTCATCCAGACCTTCGGCACCGTCGAGGCCGCGCTCGACCGCGCCGCCGAGGTGAAGAAGAAAACGTATCGGGAATCGTTACAAAATAACCGCGAGAACATCCTCCTCTCGAAGGAGCTGGTAACGATCCACACCACGGTTCCCATCGTCTACTCGCTCGACGAGATGCGCACCCAGCCGGTCGATAACGCCGCCTGCCGCGACCTCTTCACCGAGCTGGAGTTCACGACGCTGCTCAAGGAACTGGCCCCGTCGGTCGACAACACGGTCCTCACCTACAGCCTCAAGCCCAGCCCCGCCGAGATCGCCACTCTCCTCGCCGAAGCCCGCACCACCGGCCTCGCCCTGGCGGTCTTCGAAGACGCCCGCGCCCTCTCCGAGGAGGTTGCAGCCGACTCCAGCGACACCGAATCCGAGCCGCCTCCAGCCGAAAACATGTCCCTCTTCGGCATCACGCCCGAGCCGGAGGCCCCCGCGCCGACGCCGCAAGACCTCACCCTCCGCCTGGGCCTCGCCACCTCCCCCACCGCCGCCATCGAAGTCCCCCTCGACGCCCCCGGCATCCGCGCCGCCCTCACCGACCCCGCTCTCCCCAAGCAGGTCCACGACCTCAAAGCCGTCCTCCGCGCCCTGTCCCCGCACGGCGTCGAGCTGGCCGGCCCCATCACCGACGTGATGCTCCTGAGCTACCTCGTCAACCCCACCCACGGCTCGCATACCCTGCCCGACATCGCCGCCCGCGCCACCAGCCGCGCCCTCATCCACCAGCCGACGAAGGACAACCCCGCCGATCCCAACCGCCTGCCCGAGGCCGCCGCGGCCATCGTCCGCCTCGCCGAAGCCCTCGCCACCCAGGTAGCCGAGGCCGCGCCGGTCCAGCACCAGATCCCCGAGGATAAGCCCGAACTGGGAGGAGCCGTCACCACGGAGATGCTCTTCCCGGAGAAGGCTGAGGCTCCTCAAAAAGCCTCCGAAGACCACTCCCTCCTCAACGTCTACACCACCATCGACCTCCCCTTGGTCCCGGTCCTGCTACGCATGGAGCAGACCGGCGTTCGCATCGACCCGGTCTTCCTGAGCGATATGTCCTCCCGCCTCGCAGTCGAGGTCGACAACCTCGCCGAGCGCATCTACACCGACTCCGGCCACCGCTTCAACATCAACTCCCCCAAGCAGCTCGGCGAGATCCTCTTCAACCAGATGGGCCTGCCCAAGCCGATGAAGTACGGCAAGGGCAAGGTCGTCTCCACCGCGCAGGACGTGCTCGAAGAGCTGGCCGAAAACCATCCCATCGCGGCGCTGGTCATCGAGCACCGCCAGCTCCAGAAGCTCAAGGGCACCTACCTCGACGCGCTCCCGCAGCTAGCCGATTCCGAAGGCCGCATCCACACCACCTTCAACCAGGTCGGCACCGCCACGGGCCGTTTGTCTTCGATCAACCCGAACCTGCAAAACATTCCTACGCGCACCCCCCTCGGCCGTGAGATCCGCGCCGCCTTCATCGCGGCTCCCGGCAACCTGCTGATGAGCGCCGACTACTCGCAGATCGAGCTGCGCCTGATGGCCCACTTCAGCCAGGACCCGCTGCTGCTCAACGCCTACCGCACCGGCCAGGATATTCATACCTTGACCGCCGCCGAGGTCTTCGGCGTCGACGCGGCCACCATGGACAAGGAGACCCGCGCCCGCGCCAAGGCCGTCAACTTCGGCATCGTCTACGGCATCAGCCCCTTCGGTCTGGCGGCGCAGCTCGGCATCGACCAGAAGGTCGCCCGCACCTACATCGAGACCTACTTCGAGCGTTACCAGGGCGTCCGCCGCTTCATAGACGAGCTGCTCGAAACGGTCCGCCGCGAGCAAGCCGTGCGCACGCACTTCGGCCGCATCCGCCCCATCCCGGACATTGGCTCGCGCAACCCCAACATGCGCGGCTTCGCCGAGCGCACGGCGGTCAACACGCCGCTGCAAGGCACCGCCGCCGACCTCATCAAGCTGGCGATGATCACCCTCGACCGCAAGCTCACCGAGCGCAAGCTGAAGTCGAAGATGACCCTCCAGGTCCACGACGAGCTGCTCTTCGACGTAGTCCCCGAAGAGGCCGAGGAGCTACAGGCCCTGGTCAAGCACGAGATGGAGCACGTAGCCGAGTTCTCCATTCCCATCGTCGCCGAGGTGGGCCTCGGCCAGAACTGGCGCGACATCAAATAAGCACTTCGTGCGGTTCTCGGGGCTGCATTGGAAAGATAAACAGCATGGGGCCTCCCGCTGGTCGGCAGCGAGCATTTTTCTTCCCGACCAACGGGAGGACCAGGCGAAGCCTTTAAAAGGCGTGCAAACGCCCGCCCGCCGCGCAGGCGGCCCGTCCGGCAGGACAAGCTTTTTCAGTTGTAGAGATCTTCTTCACTAACAACAGCTTCAGCCCCCTCCGACTTCACCCGCCTCGCCGCCCCAAACATCGCCCCGCGCGCCGCCACCACCGGAGCAAACCTCATAAACCCAATCGGCTCAGGCACATCGTCATAGATCGCCTCCATCCCGCCGCGCATGAGGTATGTCTCATGCCAGAACCCCGTCCCACCCGAGTCCCTCAGAAACCCCCTCCACCACTCCCGATGCGGCTCCGACCGCGTCCACCCCAGCAGCGAGTCCATATCCCGCCAGTACTGGCGCATCCCCACGTGCATCGGAAAGAGGGAAAAAACGAAGTTCTCGTGCAGCAATAATCCCTCGGGCCGCGCAGCGACAGAATCGGCAATCCTCGGCCCAAACCCCAGCAGCGTCTTCACCCCGGTTAGCCGATTCACCCGCATCCCCAGGTAAACCACAACGAGATCCGGATACTGCGAGAGGTCTACAGTCTGGCGATTCACCTTGGCGGCCATCGAAAAGCCCTCCACGCAGCCGTTCTACCACATCCGCAGCCTGCGCGCCTGATAGACTAAAGTGTCGCAATAAATGAGACCGCAAGCACTCGAAGGAACCCCAAACACCGTGGATCACCAGACCAAAGTCGAACTGAAGCAAGACAACTTCGTCACCACCACCGGCAACGGCCTCGAGTGGGCCTCCGAGAACCGCCGTTCGGTCATCGTCTCCGGCGCGCTTCTGCTGGGCGTCATCGTCCTGCTCATCCTCGGCGCGGTCGTCTACAACAAGCGGGTCGAGTCGGCTTCCGAGGCCTTCGGCCGCGCCATGTCGGCCTACCAGACCCCATCGCGAACCCCGCGCAGCCTGCGCCTCCGGGAGTCAAGACCTTCCCGAGCGCGGTCGAGCGCGCCAAGGCGGCTAACGCTGCGTTCCTCTCTGTGGCTGACCAGTACGGCATGTTGAAGGTGGGCCGTAACGCCCTCTACTTCGCAGGTCTCACCTACATGGACGCGGGCCAGAACCAGTCCGCGGAGGACACCTTCAAGAAAGTTGCTGACGGCCATGACAGTGAACTGGGTGCGCTGGGCAAGCTCTCGCTGGCGCAGCTCTATCGCCAGACGGGCCGCGACCCCCAGGCTATCGACCTGCTTCAGGCCCTGACGAACAAGCCCACCACGACGGTCCCCGCCGGACTCGCTCAGTTGCAGCTTGCCGAGCTGTACACCGCCGAGGGCAAGACCGACCAGGCCCGCAAGATCTACGCGCAGCTCAAGGACAAGGACGCCAAGGGACCGGCAGGCATGATCGCTGCCCAGAAGCTGAACCCGGCTCCGGCAGGCGGGTTGGGCGGTCCTCAGCAGTAAGCCTCAATACAGGAACGCAAAACGGGAGCCCATTTGGGCTCCCGTTTTGCGTTTGGAAAGACTTGTCCTGCCGGACGGGCCTCCTGCGCGGAGGGCGGCGGCACTTCGTGCTGTACTCGGCTTCGCGCGGCCCTCCCGTTGGTCGGAAAGAAAATTCTCGCTGCCGACCAGGGGGAGGCCCTCAGAGGATCATTCCCCCATGCCGCAACGAGAACGGCACGAAGTGCTTTATCGTGGACGCATGAACGTCGAGACCACCCGCGCCTTCCTGCTCTCGCTGCCGCACGTCGTCGAAACCCGTCAGTGGGGCGGCGCACTCGTCTACTGGGTGGGCGACAAGGCCATCGGCGGCAAGATGTGTGCGATTCTGAACCCAGATGCCATCAGCGGAGGCGAGGAATCGGTCTTCCGTCTTGTCACTTATCCCACCACGCCCGAGCACTTCGCCGAGCTGGTCGAGATCGAGGGCATCCGCCCGGCCAAGTATCTGGCCCGAGTCTCCTGGGTATCGGTCCACCGCTGGGACGTCTTCCGTACCTCCGAGTGGCAGCAGGAGCTGCGCGCCGCCCATGCGCTGAAGCTGGCGAAGTTGCCGCCCAAGACCCAGAAGGTACTGGCTCTGCCCAAAGCCGATCAGAAACGCATCATCGCCGAGCAGCGCAAGCTGCTAGCCGCCAGAGAAGCCCAAAAGGCCGCCGCCAAAGGCGCTAGTGAATCTCGGGCGCGGCGTCGAACAGGCCCCGGAAGCTGAGCCGGTAGACGAAGATCAGGTATAGCTCCAGCACGGTCGCAAGGAGGCCCGCCGCAGCGCCGCCGTGCGCGATCAGAAAGTGGAAGAGCAGGATATTGACCAGGATCGGCCCCAGGATTACCAGCGCCAGCGGCACAAAGCGCCCCACCAGCAGCAGTACCCCGGCGATCACCTGCAGCAGCGCCACAAAGGTCATGTACTTGGTCGCGATCAGCAGCCCCGCGAAGGTGCCCGCATCGCCGGTGGGCGCAGGCATGTGGAGGAAGAACAGGATATTGTTCAGCCCAAAGAACAGAAAGACAGCTCCGAGCAGAACCCGCGCGATGAGTGTGGCAATCTTCATGGAAAGGTCTCCGTAACGAGATTGGATGCAGCTCCGCGATGCGTGAAAGATTACATTTCGGCCATCTTACTCCAGCGGGATAGGATGACCTGTAGAGAGAACACTTCCACATGAGCATCGCACTTTCGTTAGCAGGCAAGGTTGCCCTCATCACCGGCGGCTCGCGCGGCATCGGAGCCGCCACCGTCCGGCTCTTCCACCAGGCTGGGGCCAGGGTCGTCTTCAGCTACCAGAGCGCCGCCGACCGCGCCGCGGCCCTGGTCGCCGAGTGCGGCGGCCCGGAGCATACCTGCGCCGTCCAGCAGGATCTGGCTACCCCGGAAGACGGACGTGCCCTTATTCAGGCCGCCGTCGACGCCTTCGGCACGCTGGACTGCCTCATCGTCAACCACGGCGTCTGGCCAGCGCATGACCAGCCCATCGCCACCATGCTCGACACCCAGTGGCGGTCTACGCTGTCCATCAATCTCGACAGCGTCTTCGGACTTGTGCAGGCGGGCGTCGTCGCCATGCTGGCCAACGATCGGCAGGTGAAGGGCCACATCGTCCTCATCGCCTCCACCGCCGCCCAGCGCGGCGAGGCCTTTCACGCCGACTACGCCGCCAGCAAGGGCGCGCTCCTCTCCCTGACCAAGAGCCTCTCCAGCGAGCTGGCCGCGCAGGGCATCTACGCCAACTGCGTCGCCCCCGGCTGGGTCGCGACGGAGATGTCCGCCGCAGCCCTCAGCGATCCGGTCGCGTCTAAGAAAGCGACGTCGCTCATCCCGCTGGGCCGCGTCGGCTCGGTCGAGGAGATCGCCGGTCCGGTGCTCTTCCTCTGCACCCCGCTGGCGGGCTTCATCTCGGGTGAGATCTTCAACGTCAACGGCGGAGCGGTTTTAGTCGGATAAATTTCTTCAGAAGGGAACGCAATGCGCAGCCGCCTGACGGTCCTCCTCCTCTTCGCCATGCTGACCGCTCCTCTCCTCGGGCAGGCCAGCGCCATCCCGAGCGCGGCCCCGGCCCCGCGCTCGGGCGAGACCGAGGAGCAGCATGGCCGTCGCCTCCTCGATGAGATGGTCAAGGCGCTCGGCGGTCAGGCGTGGCTCAACCGCGGCAGCATCACCGAGGAGGGCAAGACGGCGGCCTTCTTTCGCAACCAGCCCAACGGCAGTCTGGTCCAGTTCGTCGAGTACGTCCGCCCCGTCAACTCGCCGCTTGGGCCCGCCGAGCGCTTCGAGTACCTGACCGTGCGCGGCATGATTATGCCCGGTATGAAGAAGGACGTCGTCCACCTGTGGACCAAGGACCAGGGCTACGAGCTGACCTTCAAGGGGCGTACCGAGCTGCCTAAGCCGCAGGTCACCGACTACCTGCGCCGCCGCGCCCACTCCATCGACGAGGTGATGCACTCCTGGGTCAACGCGCCCGGCGTCATGGTACTCGCCGAGGGCACCGGGATGCGCGACCGCCATCTCGTCGACAAGGTCTCCATCCTCGCGCCTGATAACGACACGGTCGAGATCGAGCTGGACGCCACCACGCACCTGCCCGTCCAGCGTACCTTCGAGTGGCGCAACGACCAGTTCAAGGACCACGACGTCGACGAGGAGACCTACACCGGCTACCAGCCTTACGACGGTATCCAGACTCCGCTGAACATCACCCGCTATCGCAACGGAGATATGGTCAGCCAGATCTTTATTCTCAAGGTGAAGTACGGCCCACCCCTTGGCCCTGACCTCTTCGACCCCGACAAGCTCCCCGTCAAGAAGTAGAGATTCTGTCCTGCCGGACGGGCCTCCTGCGCGGAGGGCGACACTTCGTGCTGTACTCGGCTTCGCGTGGTCCTCCCGCTGGTCGGAAATAAATATTCTCGCTGCCGACCAGCGGGAGGCCCTCGGAAGATCACTCACCCATACCGCCCCGAGAACCGTACGAAGTGCCGCCCGCCCGGCATTAGGGCGCTTTTAGGTGCGTTTGCTCAGGCGGTTGGGCTTTGCGCTGCTGTCGCTTGTCGCGTCCTTCCGCACTGCCAGGATGCGAAAGTCCTTGATCTGCGCCTTGAAGACGTATATCTGCACATTGTTCGAGTCCGGATCGATCGCTTCCAGAAAGAACCCGGCATTGACCAGGAGATTGCGGGTATTCTCGACCATCCCCTCCATGATCTCGTTGTCCAGAAAGGTGAGGCGCACGTAAAGCCGTCCCGGAGGCCCCACTTCATCATGGAAGTGCAGCTCGTGGTGCGAGGCCCGGCCTGCAAAGGATTTGACGAAGAAGATCGCCTTGGCTCCTACCAGCGAGATCTTCTCCGAAGCCCCAGTGGGGGCATCGCGCACCTCGAGGGAGGCAAGCGTCTCCTCCTTCCACAGCGTGTCCGAGTGGTGCACCACGGCGAAGCACTTCAACAGCCGGTCGGGGTAGCGGATTACGACTGGATGGAAGATGGGCCGGGCGCGGTCGGTATCCTTTGCGACTCCATCTGCCGCGGCGCCAGGTCGTACTGCTTGATCTTGTAGAGGAGCGCCTTGTAGCTGATCTGCATCTTTGACGCCGCCATTTTGCGATTCCATTTTGTCTCCTCAAGCATACTGGCGATTGCCGCCGATTCGGCCGAACCCTTCAATGTGCGGACGAGCTGCTTCAGCCCGTCTGTCGTTGGGGGATTCGGCGGGGAATCGCTGGCGCGCGAGGCCGCGTAGGAGGTGAGTTCGGCGATGATGGAGCGCTCGTCCCCGATGACCAGGTAGCGGTTCATTACATTCTCCAGCTCCCGCAGGTTACCCGGCCAGGTGTGATCGCCGAGAGCGGAGAGGAGAATGTCAGAGAGAGCAGGGGCGGGGCGCTTGTACTTCGCGGCACCTTTTTCAAGGAAGTGCCGGGCAAAGGTCGGGATCTCGTCGCGCCGCTCGCGCAGGGGCGGCAGCGCCAGGGTGAATCCGTTCAGACGGTAGTAGAGGTCTTCGCGGAAGGTTTTGTTCGCCATCGAAGTTTTGATGTCGATATTGGTCGCGGCGATCACCCGCACGTTGGATTTCATCGGCGCGCGGCCACCCAGGCGCGAGTACGTTCCATCCTGCAGAACGTGCAGCAGCTTGGCCTGCAGGACGGCGGGCATCTCGCCGATCTCGTCGAGGAAGATGGAGCCGCCCTCGCAGATCTCGAACTTGCCGGGTTTGCTCCGCACCGCGCCGGTAAAGGCTCCCTGCTCGTGGCCGAAGAGCTCGCTCTCCAGCAGCTCGGCGGGCATGGCGGCGCAGTTCACCTTCAGGAACATCTTCTTGGCGCGATAGGAGGAGGCGTGCGTGTACTTGGCCAGAATCTCCTTGCCGGTGCCGCTCTCGCCGAGGATCAGGATTGGGATATCCGAGCGCGCGACCAGACGGGCCTGCGACTCCAGCTCGCGCATACGGCTGCTTACGCGGACAAAGTAGGTGCCGTCGCCGAGGTCGGTGGTGGTGGTGTCGTGAGGGGCTGCGGTGGCGGCAGGAGCGGCCTCGGGGCGCTCGTCCGGCAGCTGCGCCTGAACCGCGAGGATCAAGTCCTGCCGGGAGAAGGGCTTTTGGAGAAATCCCGTGGCTCCAAGCTCAATGGCGGTGGCGATCTCCTGCGCCTCGGCCCCGGTGGTCAGCAGCAGGATGCCCGCAGAGGAGCTGAGTCCCCGAAGCGTCTGCAACATCGCCGCGCAGGTCTTCACGCCCTTCCAGGCGAACACCGACAGATCCGGCTCCCCGATGGAGTCGAACGCATCGAGGAACGCCTGCTCCTGGTCGAACTGATGCAGGGAAAAACTCGTTCCGAGCGTCTCTTCGATATATTGCAGCACACGCCGATTGGGTTCGAACGCAAAGATGCGCGGCTGGCTGCGGCTACTGCTATTGGACTCAGGAGTGTGCATCAAAGCTCCGCAAACGAGTGGTTGACCCTGTTAAGGTAACCTTTATTCCCTCCAATGGTTGTGGGCCAATGCGAACGAAGGAGAGAGGTCGCACAAAAATAAAATTGTAGTCGTGGTGTTGGATGCCACTTTCTCTGGCCGAGCTTCCTCGACGAAGAAGAGTGTTCCATCTGTTCTGCACATACCGACCCAGAATGAAGGGTCTTCATGAGAATGCGTACAAGTAAGGCAATATTGCCGTTTGTGCGATGCTAGGTGCCTGTATGTTCGAAATTTTATACTAACCGTGTGGAAAGATATTCCCACAGAGGGAAAATGTTTTCAACATTTGCCCTCGTTGCGATCGCTGTTGGAACAAGATCGGCCGAAATATGGAGATTCACGTGCTTTGCGCGAGTTTCCACCGAGCGGGTTTCGAGCGGGTCCGTTTGGCGTCTTACATGCTTATAGTCAGAGTGACTCGATTACGAGCAGGTTCCCAAAAAATATATGACTCTTGTTCGTCCTGCAGATCTCCACTCTCCTCGGTCTTCTCGAACAACGCCCGCTCACCGGTCGGTGGCGGAGCCCACAATGCAGTTGCTTCTGGGCCGTACGCCCGTGATGCAAGAAGTAAAACGAAAGATTGAGCTGGTGGCCAAGGCCGATGTTCCCGTACTGCTGCAAGGAGAGAGCGGCACGGGGAAGGAGGTGTGCGCGCGGCTGATCCATGCCATGTCGCCGCGTTCGCGCCACTCGCTGGTGAAGGTCAGTTGTCCGGCGATTCCGCGCGATCTGCTGGAGTCCGAGCTGTTCGGGTACGAGAAGGGCGCGTTTACCGGCGCCAATGTGACCAAGCAGGGGCGCGTGGAGCAGGCTCATCTGGGCACGCTGATCCTAGACGAGGTCGGCAGCCTCGATATGTTTGTGCAGGCGACGCTGCTGCAACTGTTGCAGGATGGCACGTTTACGCGTGTGGGCGGAGATGAGACCCGCAGGATCTCGACGCGGGTGATCTCGATCGCCAACCAGGACCTGCGCCGCCAGGTCTCCGAGGGGACGTTTCGCCTGGACCTGCTGTACCGCATCAATGCGGTGACGATTTCGCTGCCTCCACTGCGGCAGCGCGTGGAGGACCTGCCGGAGCTGATCGAGCACTTCTCGCAGATGCACTCGCAGGCCTTCCAGATGGAGAAGCGTCCGTTCTCCAAAGACCTGCTGCGGATGATGTATGCCTACGACTGGCCGGGCAATATCCGCCAACTGGATAACCTGGTGCGCTGCCATATCCTGCTGGGCAATGAGGATCTCCTGGTGGCGGAGATGACGCCGCGCCCCTCCGGAGCGGATCTGGTGAGTGCGGAGATCGACATCAGCAAGCCGATTGCGTTGAAGCAGATCACCAAGAAGGCAACGCAGCACCTGGAGCGGCAGATCATCACCAAGGTGCTGCAGGCCAATGGGTGGAATCGGCAGAAGACTGCGAAGTGGCTGCAGATCAGCTATCGCTCGCTGCTTTACAAATTGAGCGAGGCGGAGAATGCGGCAGCGGAGGCGGCCGCCGAGGAGCGCATACTGCCGCCACCGTCTCCGAGGAACGAAAGCGAGTCGTCGCCGTACAGAACGATGCTGGAGATTCCCGGCTGAAGCAGGGAATCGCCCCACCCATTTAGGAGAGGATTGAAGGCCCGCCACAGACCTGTCCTGCCGGACGGCCCTCCTGCGCGGAGGGCGGGCGTTCACACGCCTTTTTACTGCTTCGCGTGATCCTCCCGTTGGTCGAGAAGAAAAATTCTCGCTGCCGACCAGCGGGAGGCCCTCAGAAGCTAACTTCCCCATACCGCACCGAGAACGGTACGAAGTACCCTAGACGGCGCAGGAGCTTTGGTAGCTCAGGATGCGCTCTCTCCGCTGGCTGAAGCCCCAGGTCAGTGTCTCGAGAACCTGCTTGCGGCGCTGCTGCAACTGATAAAACGCCCGGCTGCGCAACGACATCGTCATATTGAACTTCGTAAGCTCGGGATACCTGCTGAGCGCAGCCTTGTACGGCTCGACCGCCGCGCTGGTCCACGGGGCGAAGCTCCCATGCCACGGCTTCGGGCTGGACATGAAGTGCGTGATCCGCGGCTGAATCCGCCCTTCGACGCGCGAGTTCCGCATGAAGATAGGGAAGTTCCACGCCAGCGACATGGGCAGACGGCGGCTTCCCGCAACGACGTTCAGCGAGTCCTGATCGGGAAAGCGCGGCTTGCCGTGCTGGCGGAAGTGGTTCCACGAGTCCGCGCCCATGCTCTCCCAGCCGTCGCGATTGATGCGAAGAACGCCGCTGTTGAAGTAGGAGAACCCCTGCTCGGGCGTGAGGCCGATGGAGGCGAGATGCGCGTTGAGGTCCTTGCTCATCGGCCCGTTATCCGCGAGCAGAAAGGTCATGGGATCGTTCGCGGCCATAAAGTGACCGGCTGGAACCTCCGCGTCGATCAGCGGATCGAGCGAGCCGCCGATCTGCGTGTCGCCGTCGATATAGAGGTACTGGCTGTACTCGGCGGGGGCGAAGTCGTTGAGGAAGAGCCGCGCCAGCATGATGGACTCGCCCTCGAGCAACGCGCTGCTGACCGGGATGAGGCGTACGCCCTCGCGGTCGCAGGCGGGTGCGAAAGCGGCCTCGGCCTCGGCCGTCATGTCGAAGCAGAAGATGACGACGTCGGCTTTGCCGGGCGAGGAAAACTGTCGCGCCTGCA
This is a stretch of genomic DNA from Granulicella sp. WH15. It encodes these proteins:
- a CDS encoding sigma-54 dependent transcriptional regulator, giving the protein MQLLLGRTPVMQEVKRKIELVAKADVPVLLQGESGTGKEVCARLIHAMSPRSRHSLVKVSCPAIPRDLLESELFGYEKGAFTGANVTKQGRVEQAHLGTLILDEVGSLDMFVQATLLQLLQDGTFTRVGGDETRRISTRVISIANQDLRRQVSEGTFRLDLLYRINAVTISLPPLRQRVEDLPELIEHFSQMHSQAFQMEKRPFSKDLLRMMYAYDWPGNIRQLDNLVRCHILLGNEDLLVAEMTPRPSGADLVSAEIDISKPIALKQITKKATQHLERQIITKVLQANGWNRQKTAKWLQISYRSLLYKLSEAENAAAEAAAEERILPPPSPRNESESSPYRTMLEIPG
- a CDS encoding glycosyltransferase, with amino-acid sequence MRTQTPACCIAYTTDSTYLFPTFVSAVQARQFSSPGKADVVIFCFDMTAEAEAAFAPACDREGVRLIPVSSALLEGESIMLARLFLNDFAPAEYSQYLYIDGDTQIGGSLDPLIDAEVPAGHFMAANDPMTFLLADNGPMSKDLNAHLASIGLTPEQGFSYFNSGVLRINRDGWESMGADSWNHFRQHGKPRFPDQDSLNVVAGSRRLPMSLAWNFPIFMRNSRVEGRIQPRITHFMSSPKPWHGSFAPWTSAAVEPYKAALSRYPELTKFNMTMSLRSRAFYQLQQRRKQVLETLTWGFSQRRERILSYQSSCAV